The genomic window CACAGGTTACAGCCCGGACGCTCAAGATAGAGCATATTTTCATACTCAGTGCGCGCCGCATTCTTCGGGTTCGTATCGTCAAACTCGAAACCGGCGTATTTGGTGAGCAGATCCCAATCGCCCTCTGCTTTAAGCTCGTCGACGATGTTGTAGGTAGGCGGTGCCACCACGAGCGGCGCCTTGAACTCAACCTTGCCGTGTTGTTTTTCAAGGTTCTGGAGCATTTCAGAGAGGATTTTCATGTCCCCCTTGTGCACCATACATGACCCGATGAAGCCCAGATCGACCTTCTTCTCACCACCGTAATAAGAGATTGGACGGATCGTATCATGGGTATAACGCTTTGAAATATCGTTATTGTTTACATCAGGATCGGCGATCATTGGCTCATTGATAACGTCAAGATCGACCACCACTTCCGCGACATATTTCGCGTTTGCGTCAGGGCGCAGCGCTGGCACTTCGCCGGACTTGATCTCAGCGATCCGCTTGTCAGCCTTTTCGATCAGGCCGGCAAGAACGCCTTTGTCATTGTCCATGCCTTTGTCGATCATGATTTGAATGCGCGACTTGGCGATCTCAAGCGATTCAATCAGCGTATCATCTTCCGAAATACAGATTGAGGCCTTGGCCTTCATCTCTGCGGTCCAGTCGGTGAAGGTGAAGGCCTGATCCGCCAGCAGCGTACCGATGTGCACTTCGATCACGCGGCCTTGGAAGACGTTGTCACCGAATTGCTTGAGCATTTGTGCCTGCGTTGCGTGAACCACATCGCGGAAATCCATGTGGTCTTTCAGCTTGCCTTTGAAGGTCACCTTCACGCTTTCAGGGATTGGCATGGTCGCCTCACCTGTTGCGAGCGCCAAAGCCACCGTGCCAGAGTCCGCACCAAAGGCGACGCCTTTCGACATACGCGTGTGGCTGTCGCCGCCGACGATGATCGCGCGGTCGTCGATTGTGATGTCGTTAAGAACCTTGTGGATCACGTCGGTCATCGGCGGATAATTGCCCTCCGGATCGCGCGCAGTGATCAGGCCGAACTTGTTCATAAAGCTCATCAGACGCGGAATATTCGTCTGCGCCTTTTGATCCCAAACCGATGCTGTGTGACAGCCGGACTGATATGCGCCGTCCACAGTGGGAGCGATGACGGTCGCCGCCATGGCTTCAAGTTCTTGGCTGGTCATAAGACCCGTGGTGTCCTGCGAACCGACAATATTCACGCCAACGCGAACGTCGGAACCGGCGTGGAGAACCTTGCCCGGCTCTGTGCCGATGGCATTGCGATTGAAGATTTTCTCAACCGCGGTGAGCCCTTGGCCCTCATGGCTGATTTCGCGATTAGCAGCGTAGGCAGATTTGAGCGGCAGGCCGAGCGTCATCTGCGCAAATGATTGAAGTTTCTTACCAAAGACCACGGCGTAAGAACCGCCCGCCTTCATAAACTCTACCTTTTGCGCGGTGAAAGCGCTCGACACGTCGGCGAGCTCCTTGTCGCCTTCGTAAAGCTTCTTCTCACGCGTGTTGATCGTCAGCACTTTGCCGGTTTCAACCGAGTAAGCCTGTTCAAGAATGGGATCGCCATAGCCATCCTTGACGACTTCGCCATTCTCGTCGGTCTTCTTGACCCAGTTTTTAAGGTCAAGGCCGATGCCGCCGGTCACGCCAACGGTGGTGAGGAAGATCGGCGAAATGCCATTGGTGCCTGCAACCACCGGAGCGATGTTGACGAAGGGCACATAAGGGCTCGCCTGCTTACCAGCCCACAGCGCGACGTTGTTGACGCCGGACATCCGCGAAGATCCGACGCCCATTGTGCCTTTTTCCGCGATCAGCATGACGCGCGCATCAGGATGCTTTTCCTTAAGCGCAGTAATCTCGGCCTGCGCTTCCGGTGAAATCATGCACTTGCCGTGAAGCTCACGGTCCGAACGCGAGTGCGCCTGGTTGCCGGGCGACAAGAGGTCGGTCGAAATATCGCCTTCGCCAGCGATGTAGGTGACGACTTTGATCTCTTCTTCAATGTCGGGAAGCTTGGTGAAGAACTCCGCCTTAGCGTAGCTTTCCAAGATGTCGCGAGCGACTGCGCTGCCGCTTTCGTAAGCTTTAGCAAGGCGCGCTGTGTCGGCGTCGTAAAGAAAAACTTGGGTCTTGAGCACTTCAGCAGCCTGCGCCGCGATGCCTGCGTCTTCGCCCAGCGCAAGATCGAGCAGCACCTCAACCGATGGTCCGCCTTTCATGTGCGAAAGAAGTTCGAACGCAAACTCTGGCGTGATCTCGGCAACGCTTACCTTGCCAAGGATGATTTCCTTCAGGAACGCAGCTTTAACCCCCGCTGCACTCGTCGTACCGGGAAGCGTGTTGTAGATGAAGAATTTCAGAGCATCATCGCGGTTGGCATTGCCCGCATCCTGAATAAGCGCGATGATCTCTGTGAGAAGCGCGCCATCGTCGATCGGCTTTGGCGAGAGGCCTTGCGTGTGGCGGTTTGCGATTTCGGCGAGGTAGTCGTCGTATAGGCTCATGTCAGATCCCAGATTTGCGTTGTGTCATCCCGTGCCTCGGCGCGCGTTGCATCCTTGCGCGCTCCATGCGCTGACGCGCGTATTAGAGACTTTCCCCGCGCGCAAGGGCAATATCCCTGCATAGTCTTGCGTATTTCCCCTCAGGCTCTCGCCAAAGTGATCCCGCCTCACCCTCTTCCGTTACGGCACGCTTACCCTCTGGGTCTTACGCAATCTTCTGCTCGCATGAGGATTAGCAATTAGTCGGACAATTGTCGCGAGGATAACGCGCCCGTGTGATCTGCAAGCAGGTCTGCGCAACGCATCGAATAATGCAACAGAGCAATTACTGGCGCATCAAATCTCGTGTTACAGCCCCTTCGATTGCAAGTTTTTAACATTGCTCGCTGGAAATACGAAAACCCCTGAGCTATCTGCGACAAATCAGGGGGAATCATGCAGATAGTCGCTGCTCTGGTGTGGCCGGCACTCGCTTTCGTTTTTGCCGTGGTTTTCGCAGGCCTTTGGCAGGCTGATCGTGCGCGCGCGCATTTGGCCGGTTTTGCCGCTGGTTTCTTCGC from Erythrobacter sp. SCSIO 43205 includes these protein-coding regions:
- a CDS encoding bifunctional aconitate hydratase 2/2-methylisocitrate dehydratase, translating into MSLYDDYLAEIANRHTQGLSPKPIDDGALLTEIIALIQDAGNANRDDALKFFIYNTLPGTTSAAGVKAAFLKEIILGKVSVAEITPEFAFELLSHMKGGPSVEVLLDLALGEDAGIAAQAAEVLKTQVFLYDADTARLAKAYESGSAVARDILESYAKAEFFTKLPDIEEEIKVVTYIAGEGDISTDLLSPGNQAHSRSDRELHGKCMISPEAQAEITALKEKHPDARVMLIAEKGTMGVGSSRMSGVNNVALWAGKQASPYVPFVNIAPVVAGTNGISPIFLTTVGVTGGIGLDLKNWVKKTDENGEVVKDGYGDPILEQAYSVETGKVLTINTREKKLYEGDKELADVSSAFTAQKVEFMKAGGSYAVVFGKKLQSFAQMTLGLPLKSAYAANREISHEGQGLTAVEKIFNRNAIGTEPGKVLHAGSDVRVGVNIVGSQDTTGLMTSQELEAMAATVIAPTVDGAYQSGCHTASVWDQKAQTNIPRLMSFMNKFGLITARDPEGNYPPMTDVIHKVLNDITIDDRAIIVGGDSHTRMSKGVAFGADSGTVALALATGEATMPIPESVKVTFKGKLKDHMDFRDVVHATQAQMLKQFGDNVFQGRVIEVHIGTLLADQAFTFTDWTAEMKAKASICISEDDTLIESLEIAKSRIQIMIDKGMDNDKGVLAGLIEKADKRIAEIKSGEVPALRPDANAKYVAEVVVDLDVINEPMIADPDVNNNDISKRYTHDTIRPISYYGGEKKVDLGFIGSCMVHKGDMKILSEMLQNLEKQHGKVEFKAPLVVAPPTYNIVDELKAEGDWDLLTKYAGFEFDDTNPKNAARTEYENMLYLERPGCNLCMGNQEKAAKGDTVMATSTRLFQGRVVEDAADKKGESLLSSTPVVVLSTILGRTPTIDEYTAAVEGINLTSYAPPTEGF